In Rosa rugosa chromosome 4, drRosRugo1.1, whole genome shotgun sequence, the genomic stretch ATTAGATTCCTATTAGATATCAATCTACTTTAATTAGTCTTTATCACACCCTAATTGTTTTAGGGGGAGTCGGCTCTCGTTGCATATATAGGTTTTGCATTAGGTTTCATGTGTTACGCTTTGCAAGACAGAAAAGTTCATTTGTTTCAAAAGGCAAAGCTGTATCTTGATCTTTAATTCATTTGTTTCATGTCTAAGTGAATTAGTGAGTCAAGGATTCATTCATACATCATCCATATCATTCTCATGTTTGAAAGACCTACGAGTTCAGTTAGGAGTCAAGCATATTCAAGAATTGAATATTGACGAGTTGATACGTGTGAAGTGCATCTAGAGGAAGTGAGCAAATTTGTGTGAAGTAGTTCAACCAGCTTGAATGAGTTTAGCTAGAGGTAATCGCGTTCAGAGTTATCTGAGAGGTTGTAAGTCTACTTTGTAATTTGACTACTATCTTATAGTGTGTGCTTGAGTACTTGGCCTTCAAGAGTTAAGGCcacgcagttgtttacctcactTTGAGGATTTTTACTGCGCAAACATCTTCTGTGTTTTCCTTGGTTCTTATATGTGTGTTTGCTTGTTACGTTGATTTCTGCTTGTTATATTTCTCATTGTCTTGGGATAGCAATCTTATTATAATCCTTGAGATCAGTTTCGATTTTGTGCGTACATTCCAGAACGttgcctattcaccccccctcTAGGCCATTCTAGTACTTTCAGTTCTGATTTTCGGCTGTACGGTACTTGGTTGATTCTTGAATTCCAAGTTCTAACTTTAGGGATCCAGAATATGGTGGCTAAGAGGTTTGACACTGCACTGAATGTGGTTGAAAACAGTGGTGATTTAACCGCTAATTCAATATGGGTAATGCTTTGCCTGTCTGAAGTCAAGTCAGTTAGGGATGATAGGTGCTGCATTCATGGTATGATTGGGTCACCACTAGTCTATATATTCATAATTGAAACCAAGATCATCAGCCTCAACAGTTAGCGGCTTTGTTTCTGTGGAACTAACACATTGGCTTTGGGGGCGACCTTTTTGCACTCATCTGTAGTCTGGGAAAGGCGTGCAGTGTAGTCTTAGGCTCTCGTTAATGAATCTTGATGTCTACGGGTTTGGGAATAGTGAGGTTGAAAGATTATGGAAATTGATGTTAGGCATGAGATCATATTTCTGATTGGTTTGGATATCGGTCCTGCTGGCTGTCCTTTGTCCATAAAAAGATTGTCCATGTGTTGCATTAGGATCGTGTGGATAATTCTTGATCATATCAGGCTGCATGATCAAGGCACCCCATTCAGAAATTGTTTTATCAAGACTTCAGACACAGATTTGAAATTCTGAAGGATTACGGACTGGATAAAATAGTTGTGCACGAACATGGCACATGCTGCACATTCATAGTCATGTCATGTCTCTCCAAAAGTTCTGCCACTTTTGTTGAAAACTCTTCGAATAATGTTCCTTCTTGGCCAATCTAGATAGTTATCACTTAGTTGGACTTGGACTAATCTTAGAATTTTTCTGGCTTTCTTCATTTTTGCTAGTTGTACAAAAAAATCTTGAGGTGGGCGAGGTACTATCTGTTGATGTTTCTTGTATAGCGGCTGTGACTACAACAGTCAACGTTCAAATCAAATACAATGGGCCCATGAGAAAAGCAGTGTTTGGTGTAAGTTGCTTCAATTTCTGGAACTTTGTAGTCTCCTTGTGTTATTGCTTCTATATTGATAACGTGGTTGCATACCCTCAACTCCTGAGAGCTGGATTACTAGGACTGAGGGGTTATAGTGGGAACGACCTGTTAGGTGATTTGATTGAACCCGTATACAGTGGATGACCAAATAAAGTCCTCCACAGTGCTGATAAATTCTTTCGGATGCAAATGACCCTGTTCTTGGGATGTTTCTCCTTTAGATAATGATAACCCTCTGCTAAATGCTTTTAGGATCCCCAGATTTTACATCTTTAATCttgccttttctttttgtttccaaGAATCAAGTTTCCCTAACTGTTTTACATATATCAGGGTGACAATCTAGTAACAGCTGTTTTAACCGGACCAGGCATTGTCTTCCCTCATGCTTTGTAGCTTTTTAACAAATGTATGCTTTCTGGTTACAGGGCAGTTACATCACCAAACATGAGGGAAAATCCAAAGTTCGTCATGCAGATagccattttctttttcttggcaTATGTTGTGATTATATCTTCATTAATCTTGACTGATGTATGAAATTACTTCTATTTACGGGATAACCAGCAGTATCATAGCAGTTATTTTCATACAAGATGGTTGAAGAGAACTTTGGTGGTGAAAATGCTTTgtaaatttcatttttcttttggaaGGATGTACTGTAAATTTAGATAGTGGGCGTTTTACATGTACTCGAGCAATTATATGCAggttgtttttccttttcttggcTATTTCCTTACGCATAAGATGATATTTTTGGTaacatttttgtttgtttttcgtACAGAAAATGAGATTCGAGATAATACATGAAAGAAATGGAGAACAGACTAGAAATGAGATTAGAGATTACTTGAAAGAAATGCAGAACAGACTAGTTAACAATAGAGTTACATAAGAAATGATGGAACAATAAGGGTGATGAATGTCACCatcttcattaaaagaacagATCAGTTCAAAGTTTGTACAATTACATCATTACTTCCTATTCAAAATCAGATCTATTTGTGCCTCATTAATTACTGGCAAATAAATTGTTAAGACTCCTACAATAGTCAAACAGGGACATCTACTGCAACTCTGGTCTCCTTGCCTCAATAGGCTCCCAGTATTGGCTGCATGGTTGATAACTCTGTCATCTTTGGAACCACATTGTTCCTTGTATGAGTGCAATATGAGAACCCAGGAGGAGCGTCAACATTCTGCCCTCTCTTGAAGAAGGGATGCTGGAGAGCTTCCTTAGCAGTAGGCCTTTTCGAAGGGTCCCAAGAACAAAGAGACGCTATGAGATCGATAGCCGATTCACTGGCATATGGCATCAATGCTCGAAGACCCACACCATTCTCCGGCCCAAGTTTAGGCATCGTCCGTGAATCCCTAGTTGGAGCCCCTATGACTTCGCATATCTTGTACAGCTGATCCGGCGAATCGTCACCCTCGAAGAGAGGCCGCATGAGAAACAGCTCTGCTATGATTGTCCCCATCGCCCACATGTCTACTTTCTCATCGTACTCAAAAGGTCGAAGCCTCTCGTTTTTCACGAAGGCTCGAAACAGCATCTCCGGGGCTCTGTACCACCTTGTGGTGACGTAATGATGATGGACTTGGCCGCCGCAGTCGATCTCCGTAGCAGTACCCAGATCCGAAATCTTGATGACGCCATTGTTCACCAAAAGATTCTCCGGCTTCAGATCCCGGTGCATGAACCGTTGGTGATGCATGAATTCAAGGCCTTGCAACACCTGACGGCTCAATGATCGGATTTCGGCCTCCGAGAAAGGGGAATTCCTGCTCAGCCTCTCATTAATAAGATCACCAAGGCTCCCCTCCATGTActcaaaaacaaagaagacGTCGTCGTCTTCGTATTCAACACCCTTGAGGCTCACTATATTGGGGTGCTCCAAATTTTGGAGAGCACGGATTTCCGGTTCACATGCCGACGGATCGCCGTCTGCCTTCAGCAGTTTGATCGCCACAAGCTGACGGGAGTCGTTGTCGATGGCCTGATACACCCACCCAAAACTCCCCTCACCAACCCGCCTTACTATCTCGTATCTATCCATGGAACAAAACCCAGACGCAAATCAAAGAATTGAAAACCTCTCAAGTAGTCTTGGACTACGAAATCAGTGTTGATTTCGCACCACTAGCTACTCATCCTCAGAAGAATTAGAAACCCTAGCGCACACTTAACAGTACTCTCCACCGAAATTGGGAAGAAGAGCAGTGGATTCATTCGTGGAGTCCTCGGATCCTATTTATAATTTCCCATCACTCCCTTTTCCTACTCACCTGCGGACTTGAGTTTCGGCAAGGGCATTTCAGTCATTTGCTTTACTTGCGTGAGCCCAAAGCTTGAAATCAACGCGTCCTGATCTGATCTCACGAGGAACTGCCCAACAAAGCGACACCGTTTCTCTCGAACTCAACAGGTTGTCTTCAACTCTTCATGTCTTAATGTCTTAAGCCCGCGCCTGTTGCCAAAACGCGCTTTCTAGCGAGTGGCGAGAACGCGCTTCACTCGCGTCTATAATACGAGAAaatccgacccccttttatcaTTTTACCTTCTCTCTTTTGGGATTATCATCCCCAAATTTCCCCCAAACGAAACCCTAGCGGCCGTTCAGCCATGATTCTTAACCTATATAAACCCCCGAAGGCTTGATTTTCAATCCCGCAGGTTTCGATTTCTGAAGGTTTCGATTTCTCTCGATTTGGGGTCATCGGAGACGAACACAGTTTGCGATTGTTCCCGGAGATATCCGCGCGGCCCAACCCGATCGGCGGTTCCGCTTCCACGATCCGACGTCGTTTCGCTGTCAATTGAATCCACCGGATCGATTCCGCAGCCCTAGAGTTCTCTGATTCTTTCAGATTGCTTCAAGAATAACGAAGGCTTTGTTCGTTGCAATTACAGAGGGGTTTTGCTATTGCCTCTGAGATTTCTCAGATTCGATTCGAATTGCGACGACTCATCGGCGGAGGGTTGCAGAAGTCTTTATCTGGTGCGAGGTATCGAATCGGTGATCGGAGAAGAGTTAGGGTTCGGCGTTCAAGGGAGATTGGAGACCTTCTGCGGCGGTTTGAATTGATTGATCTCAGTAGAGTAAtcggagaaaaaaaaagaaaaaagaaaataagagcTTGAATTTTTGTACTGTTtgattattttttctttggagTTTAATATAAGGcctttatattttttaaaaggCCTTTGATTATCGTTGGGTGTTTGTTCTTGTTGTGGTGTTATACCTAATTTCTTATttggaaggaaaagaaaaaaaaagaatatttaCCATGGCGGTGTACTATAAATTTAAGAGTGCAAGAGATTATGATTCTATTGCTATGGACGGTCCTTTCATCTCAGTTGGTATACTCAAAGAAAAAATATTTGAATCCAAGCATTTAGGGAGGGGTACTGATTTCGACCTTGTGGTCACCAATGCCCAGACCAATGAAGGTTGGTTCGATTTAGTTTTAGTTATTCCCTTCTTAACTTTCTTCTAATTGAAATATGGGTCCTGGGAGTGTGAGTTGATTGGTATGATTTTGGGGTTGTCTTAAATTTTAAGTGATCTTAAGTATATATAGCTATACTTATCTAGATTTCAAGAAGGATGTTATATTGCTAAACTTGAGTTCACATTTAGTTCACTAGTTGCCACCATGTGCCTTGAATTTAGATTGACTTCGTATGGATGTCTTTACAATTTATATTGAATGAACAAAGTGTTGTTGGCTGGTATGGAATGCACAAAATTTGGCTATCAAAACTTCTGTGGTGAGTTGGATCATTGAGGGACAGGTTCTGTGAGATTGAAATCTGGGTTATGCTGAAATTTTTTATCTGACTTTAACTCTCTAGGAACAGTGGATTACGCCTTTGGGAAACGCATTTTGGTAGCTTTTGTTTTCATAGATTAATGTAAATGCAGTGTTTTTATAGACTTCCTGTTCTATGTTGTGGAATTTCAGAGTATCTTGATGAAGCAACGTTGATTCCAAAAAATACCTCCGTTTTAATTCGCCGTGTACCTGGACGCCCTCGCATGCCCATTGTTACTGATTCAGAGTACTATCTCAGATCCTTTTATTCCTTTTAATACTTGACTTTACTTATGTTGCTGTAAGGTTCATTTTGAATTTTCAAGTTGGCAGGATAGTTTGTCATTGGGTTTCAAAAACCTGTGTTATGGGTAATCCCTTTGGAGTGTGCCCAAGTAGTACCTCATATAGGGTTTGGGTGTTTCTTATGACCATTAGAACCTATTTTTAGCGTTGGCTGAGTTGGCCATTTATATCTATTTCATTGCAGGCATAAAGTAGAAGATATGGTGGAGAACATTGAACCCGAAAGGACTAGCTTTCTGGGAGCTGGTTCCTCTGTGAATGTAAGCTTTAGTATATTAGAGCCTATGAGTTTGCTTTGTGCAATCAGAGGGAAATTTTAGTGATTGTTTATTTTGACATTACAGCCTGAG encodes the following:
- the LOC133744817 gene encoding cyclin-dependent kinase F-3-like, with the translated sequence MDRYEIVRRVGEGSFGWVYQAIDNDSRQLVAIKLLKADGDPSACEPEIRALQNLEHPNIVSLKGVEYEDDDVFFVFEYMEGSLGDLINERLSRNSPFSEAEIRSLSRQVLQGLEFMHHQRFMHRDLKPENLLVNNGVIKISDLGTATEIDCGGQVHHHYVTTRWYRAPEMLFRAFVKNERLRPFEYDEKVDMWAMGTIIAELFLMRPLFEGDDSPDQLYKICEVIGAPTRDSRTMPKLGPENGVGLRALMPYASESAIDLIASLCSWDPSKRPTAKEALQHPFFKRGQNVDAPPGFSYCTHTRNNVVPKMTELSTMQPILGAY